The sequence AATTCAACTGTCGAAGACATTCTTTAATTTAGTCTTATCTACAGTTTGCCTTATCTACAGTCTATCTACAGTGTAGTAGGGCGAACTAGAACTAGTGGAGTTTGTTCGTCAGCATTCCCAGCGGGGTTACTAATCAAAGCTTGCTCTAAGAAGGTTAGGGGAACTCCAGAGGTGGCTGCCAATATCTTAACTGCTTTCAGGTCATTCACATCTACGATTGCTGCCGCTAATCCTGTCTCCTGCTGGATGCGATTCACGATCGCCTGTGGTTGCACTGGCCCTAACACAATAAACTGGTCATAGGGTGGCAAAGTGCCTGTCACATCATCAATGAGGCGCGCCTGCTCCCCGGCAAGCTGATAAAATACGCCCCGTTTC is a genomic window of Cyanobacteriota bacterium containing:
- a CDS encoding coenzyme F420-0:L-glutamate ligase; the encoded protein is IRTHLLTHLDDPVTIVERYVKPYAQPGDIITIGETPVAIMQGRFRHPTDVKPGWLAKRLCYYFLPTSSLATACGMQALVDISGAGRVLFAFIVGSLARILLGKRGVFYQLAGEQARLIDDVTGTLPPYDQFIVLGPVQPQAIVNRIQQETGLAAAIVDVNDLKAVKILAATSGVPLTFLEQALISNPAGNADEQTPLVLVRPTTL